One window of Stenotrophomonas indicatrix genomic DNA carries:
- a CDS encoding [protein-PII] uridylyltransferase, whose amino-acid sequence MLPASSLLDTPAASLNDPDWAAAARDALQQADTRLYRRFDQGDNIERLLALRARAADHLIRHAWQRCLPADSGLSLFAVGGYGRGELFPRSDIDLLVFGDPQAQLAHEEALARLFALLWDCGLAVSHAVRSGGQCGEAAADQTVLTALIEARPLMADEAARRALRAAVDDRELWPPRAFFLAKLEELRNRHQRFGDTADNLEPDLKDGPGGLRDLNTLGWMALRAFGVRDLEALVGLGHLGADEAAALKRERAVLARLRFGLHLVARRPEERLRFDYQKTLAARLGFEDDAESLGVEKMMQGFYRAASVVRRISDRLLQRFEEQFDGEAQPEPLTVGFALRRGYLAANDADWPSADIGQVFALFASWANNPQIRGLHSLTARALAESLPLLPAYDQADPDAREQFMALLRGQRPVDTLSRMARLGVLGQWIPAFAQVSGRMQFDLFHVYTVDQHTLMVLRNMGLFASSRADERFSIAHEVWPRLRKPELLLLAGLFHDIAKGRGGDHSELGAVDARAFCHAQGLSGSDTELVAWLVEQHLRMSVTAQKQDIADADVIHRFATLVGSRDRLDYLYLLTCADIAGTSPKLWNAWKDRLLADLYFATRRALREGLEHPVPATERVAEARDSVRALVREQGYDDATIDRQFAVMPDEGFIRLRPEQLAWQAAALIPIKQGQTLVKVRRISVDDPALEVFVHSPDRDGLFAAIVMTLDRKGYGIHRARVLDGPADTIFDNFEVSPADTFADGSSANLEAALREALSGDLTRLRPSRRVVPRQLRHFRFAPRIEFRDEPGATRFALVAPDRPGLLADVAFVLRNQGLRVQDARIATFGERAEDTFVISDEHDLPLTESARQQLHDAMLACLDPDRNAGDPA is encoded by the coding sequence ATGCTGCCGGCGAGTTCGCTGCTGGACACGCCGGCCGCGTCGCTCAACGACCCGGACTGGGCTGCTGCCGCGCGCGATGCGCTGCAGCAGGCCGATACGCGCCTGTACCGCCGCTTCGACCAGGGCGACAACATCGAGCGCCTGCTGGCATTGCGCGCGCGCGCGGCCGATCACCTGATCCGCCATGCGTGGCAGCGCTGCCTGCCGGCCGACAGTGGCCTGTCGCTGTTTGCGGTCGGTGGCTATGGGCGCGGTGAACTGTTCCCACGCTCGGACATCGACCTGTTGGTGTTCGGCGATCCGCAGGCGCAGCTGGCCCATGAGGAGGCGCTCGCGCGCCTGTTCGCGCTGCTGTGGGATTGCGGCCTGGCGGTCAGTCACGCGGTGCGTTCGGGCGGGCAGTGCGGCGAGGCTGCAGCCGACCAGACCGTGCTGACGGCATTGATCGAAGCGCGCCCGCTGATGGCCGATGAGGCGGCGCGGCGTGCGCTGCGTGCGGCAGTGGATGACCGCGAACTGTGGCCGCCGCGTGCGTTCTTCCTGGCAAAGCTGGAGGAACTGCGCAACCGCCACCAGCGTTTTGGCGACACCGCCGACAACCTGGAGCCGGACCTGAAGGATGGCCCCGGCGGCCTGCGCGATCTCAACACGCTGGGCTGGATGGCGCTGCGTGCGTTTGGTGTGCGCGATCTGGAAGCGCTGGTCGGCCTGGGCCACCTGGGCGCTGACGAGGCCGCGGCGCTGAAGCGCGAACGTGCGGTGCTGGCGCGACTGCGCTTCGGCCTGCACCTGGTGGCGCGACGCCCGGAAGAGCGCCTGCGCTTCGATTACCAGAAGACCCTGGCCGCGCGCCTGGGCTTTGAAGACGACGCCGAAAGCCTGGGCGTCGAGAAGATGATGCAGGGTTTCTACCGTGCCGCTTCGGTGGTGCGGCGGATCAGCGATCGTCTGCTGCAGCGCTTCGAGGAACAGTTCGATGGCGAGGCGCAGCCCGAGCCGCTGACCGTGGGGTTCGCCCTGCGCCGTGGCTATCTGGCGGCCAACGATGCCGACTGGCCGAGTGCTGACATCGGCCAGGTCTTCGCGCTGTTCGCCAGCTGGGCGAACAATCCGCAGATCCGTGGCCTGCATTCGTTGACCGCGCGTGCGCTGGCCGAATCGCTGCCGCTGCTGCCTGCCTATGACCAGGCAGACCCCGACGCGCGCGAACAGTTCATGGCCCTGCTGCGTGGCCAGCGCCCGGTCGACACGCTTTCGCGCATGGCGCGGCTGGGCGTGCTCGGGCAGTGGATTCCCGCATTCGCCCAGGTCAGCGGGCGCATGCAGTTCGACCTGTTCCATGTCTACACCGTCGACCAGCACACGCTGATGGTCCTGCGCAACATGGGGCTGTTTGCCAGCAGTCGCGCCGATGAACGTTTCTCGATCGCCCATGAAGTCTGGCCGCGCCTGCGCAAGCCCGAGCTGCTGCTGCTGGCCGGCCTGTTCCACGACATCGCCAAGGGCCGAGGTGGCGATCATTCCGAACTGGGCGCGGTCGATGCACGGGCGTTCTGCCATGCGCAGGGGCTGAGCGGTTCGGACACCGAACTGGTGGCCTGGCTGGTCGAACAGCACCTGCGGATGTCGGTGACCGCGCAGAAGCAGGACATCGCCGATGCGGACGTGATCCATCGCTTCGCGACCCTGGTCGGCAGTCGCGACCGCTTGGATTACCTCTATCTGCTGACCTGTGCCGACATCGCCGGCACCAGCCCGAAGCTGTGGAACGCGTGGAAGGACCGGTTGCTGGCCGATCTGTACTTCGCGACACGGCGCGCGCTGCGCGAGGGCCTGGAGCACCCGGTTCCGGCCACCGAACGCGTGGCCGAAGCGCGCGACAGCGTGCGTGCGCTGGTGCGCGAGCAGGGCTACGACGATGCCACCATCGATCGCCAGTTTGCGGTGATGCCCGACGAAGGTTTCATCCGCCTGCGCCCGGAACAGCTGGCCTGGCAGGCTGCCGCGCTGATACCGATCAAGCAGGGCCAGACCCTGGTGAAGGTTCGCCGGATCAGTGTCGATGATCCAGCGCTGGAAGTGTTCGTGCATTCGCCGGACCGTGACGGCCTGTTCGCCGCGATCGTGATGACCCTGGACCGCAAGGGCTACGGCATCCACCGCGCGCGCGTGCTGGATGGTCCGGCCGACACGATTTTCGATAATTTTGAAGTGAGCCCGGCCGATACGTTTGCCGATGGCAGCAGCGCCAACCTGGAAGCGGCCCTGCGCGAGGCGCTCAGTGGCGATTTGACGCGGCTGCGACCCTCGCGCCGGGTGGTGCCACGCCAGCTGCGCCACTTCCGTTTCGCCCCGCGTATCGAGTTCCGCGATGAACCCGGCGCAACCCGTTTCGCCCTGGTCGCACCCGATCGTCCCGGCCTGCTGGCCGACGTGGCGTTCGTGCTGCGCAACCAGGGACTGCGCGTGCAGGACGCGCGCATTGCCACATTCGGCGAACGCGCCGAAGACACCTTCGTGATCAGTGACGAACACGACCTCCCCCTGACTGAATCCGCCCGGCAGCAGCTGCATGACGCAATGCTGGCCTGCCTGGACCCTGATCGAAACGCCGGAGACCCCGCCTGA
- the dapD gene encoding 2,3,4,5-tetrahydropyridine-2,6-dicarboxylate N-succinyltransferase, with translation MATKPVKKTAATAKSAAARKTTAAEPVAKKTAAPKKAAVKKAPAKKAPAKKAPAKTAEAARAENIARKSLRKPAGPGVEELKFGIESAFERRATLTLHELEGSTRPLVNRVIDGLESGEFRVAEPDGHGGWKVNEWLKKAVLLYFRVNDMAVVDARPAPFWDKVESRFAGYDEAKFRRGGVRVVPGAIARRGTYFGKDVVLMPSFTNIGAYVGEGTMVDTWATVGSCAQIGQHCHLSGGAGIGGVLEPLQASPTIIEDHCFIGARSEVVEGVVVGHHSVIGMGVFLSQSTRIYNRATGEISYGYIPPYSVVVSGSLPSKDGTHSLYCAVIVKQVDARTRSKTSVNDLLRGLAD, from the coding sequence ATGGCCACCAAGCCTGTAAAGAAGACTGCCGCGACCGCCAAGAGCGCAGCAGCCAGAAAGACCACTGCCGCTGAGCCGGTTGCGAAGAAGACTGCCGCGCCGAAGAAGGCTGCGGTGAAGAAGGCACCGGCGAAGAAGGCACCGGCGAAGAAGGCCCCGGCCAAGACCGCCGAAGCCGCGCGCGCCGAGAACATCGCACGCAAGTCGCTGCGCAAGCCGGCCGGCCCGGGCGTGGAAGAGCTGAAGTTCGGCATCGAAAGTGCCTTCGAGCGCCGCGCCACGCTGACCCTGCACGAACTGGAAGGCTCGACCCGTCCGCTGGTCAACCGCGTGATCGACGGCCTGGAAAGCGGCGAATTCCGCGTCGCCGAGCCGGACGGCCATGGTGGCTGGAAGGTCAACGAATGGCTGAAGAAGGCGGTGCTGCTGTATTTCCGTGTCAACGACATGGCCGTGGTCGATGCACGCCCGGCACCGTTCTGGGACAAGGTCGAATCGCGCTTTGCCGGCTATGACGAGGCGAAATTCCGCCGCGGCGGCGTGCGCGTTGTGCCGGGTGCGATCGCCCGTCGCGGCACGTATTTCGGCAAGGACGTGGTGTTGATGCCGAGCTTCACCAACATCGGCGCCTACGTCGGCGAAGGCACCATGGTCGACACCTGGGCCACCGTCGGTTCCTGCGCGCAGATCGGCCAGCACTGCCACCTGTCCGGCGGTGCCGGCATCGGCGGCGTGCTCGAGCCGCTGCAGGCCAGCCCGACCATCATCGAAGACCATTGCTTCATCGGTGCGCGTTCGGAAGTGGTGGAAGGCGTGGTCGTCGGCCATCACAGCGTGATCGGCATGGGCGTGTTCCTCAGCCAGAGCACCCGTATCTACAACCGCGCCACCGGCGAAATCAGCTACGGCTACATCCCGCCGTACAGCGTGGTGGTGTCCGGCTCGCTGCCGAGCAAGGACGGTACCCACTCGCTGTACTGCGCGGTGATCGTCAAGCAGGTCGATGCCCGCA